A window of the Lactuca sativa cultivar Salinas chromosome 7, Lsat_Salinas_v11, whole genome shotgun sequence genome harbors these coding sequences:
- the LOC111898447 gene encoding uncharacterized mitochondrial protein AtMg00810-like codes for MVGDSNVKVPMAFITELTPSLDKPSANMTLYHQMIGSLMYLTTSRLDIMFSICYCARFQANPLEPHMTVVKNIFRTSLGIQYPSSSGFFMQAFLDEDLARCVLDQKSTNGGCQFLDGKLVSWQSKKQTCVSLSTAEAKYIAAASYTLQLIWIQSQLRDYGINMK; via the coding sequence ATGGTGGGAGATTCGAAtgtgaaggttccaatggcattcataACGGAACTAACACCGTCATTAGACAAACCATCTGCTAATATGACACTCTATCATCAAATGATAGGTTCATTGATGTATTTAACTACTAGTCGTCTAGACATCATGTTTTCTAtttgctattgtgccaggtttcaagcaaatcctctcGAACCCCACATGACTGTTGTTAAGAACATCTTCAGAACCTCACTCGGAATTCAGTACCCTTCAAGCTCAGGGTTCTTTATGCAAGCATTCTTAGATGAGGATCTTGCCAGATGCGTTCTGGATCAGAAAAGTACAAATGGgggatgtcaatttcttgatggcaaacTCGTAAGTTGGCAATCAAAAAAGCAAACTTGTGTCTCCCTATCAACTGCTGAAGCTaagtacattgcagctgcctcttaTACCTTGCAATTAAtctggatacaaagtcagcttcgTGACTATGGGATTAATATGAAGTGA